GATTTCTTCTAAATCGGCAAGTTGATCTGCAATTTGACCTTTGGTGACGACTAATTCACCTACATTAGTTAATAGTTTATCAAGTCTTTCTGATTCAACACGAATGGTGTCAATTCGGTCATCAATAAGTTCTGTTGGTTCATTGGGGTGGATTACCTGAGTGTAGACTGAGGGCTGTTCCACTCTAGTTTTGGTTAGGGTGGTATCTTGAGACTCATCTGTTGTTTCTTGAATTGCCAACCGTCTATCGTCAGGCTCAACTTTCATAAGTTGGGCTAGGACATGGAAGACGCTAACTCCCGATGGTTGTCCGGTAATGGCTTCATGAGCAATTTTACGGACAGCGTCTATTCCTTGATAAAGACAATCAAACAACTTAGGTGTCAGAACTTGTTCACTTCGCTTGACGGTTCCCAAAATTTCTTCTATTTCATGGGTTAGTGTTTCTGCATCTTTTACCCCCAACATCCGGGAATCGCCTTTGAGGGAGTGTATTTCTCGCAATAATCCCTCAAGTTTGGCATTGTCTTGTGGATTTTTCTCTAGATGTAGCAATGCTGCTTCAATCTTTTGTATGTGTTCTGCACTCGCCTCTTTGTATAGCGATCGCAACTCTTCATCTTCTATCATCATAAGTAGATCGTCACAAATAAAGCTAACTAGTCAAAACCGTCACTGGTCACTGGTCACTGGTCACTGGTTATCAAAGTACAGCCTGAAGATTTTGAGCAGCTTCGTTAAGTTCTTCGGTAGCCACTTTCACTTGAGTAATGCCTATGGCTGTTTCTTCTGCTCCTATATTGACGGCATTGATCGCAGCGACAACTTGTTGTACTGTAATTGCTTGCTGTTTGGCAGTTTGGGTAATTTGTTGGGTGTTGAGGAACACGTTGTTAACAGCATCAGCAATACTTGTGAAAGCGTCTCCCGTTTCCGCCACTAGCCTAATTCCTTGTGTTGCTTTTTTTGTACCTTCATCGGTCACCATAATTGTGGAGTTAATAGCTGCTTGAACTTCATTAACTAGAGAATTGATTCGCTCTGCTGACTTTTTACTTTGGTCGGCGAGTTTGCGAATTTCACTTGCTACAACTGCAAAACCTTTCCCTTGATCGCCTGCGCGTGCTGCTTCTACTCCTGCATTGAGAGCTAACATATTTGTTTGACTCGCCAAATCCGCCACGAGATCGGAAACGGTGGAAATTTGAGATGTTTGCTCGCTCAATCGGACAATTTGGTTGGCGATCGCAGTCACTTGATCTCGAAGTTCTGCAATCCCTTCCACTGTTAAACCCACTGTTTTTGTCCCCCCCTCAGCAAGAGTTAAGGCTTGCTTTGCTCTTTGGGCTGATACTTCTGCTTGTTCGGCAGATTGAAGTGCAGACACTCCTAATTCCTGTATTGTGTTAGTTGTTTGACCAACAGAAGCAGATTGCTCAAAAATAATCTGCTCCTGTTTGGTCACAGTGGAAGTAATATCCTTTACAGAAGATGAGACTGAATCTGAAGCTTCTTGGATTGCCTTAACAAGGGTAGACGCGAGGATATAAGCAATCACTAAAGAGATAATAACTGTGATGAATGTCCCCAATCCGGCAACAATTTGTACAATAGTCGCCGATTGTTTAATATCTTGAAGCAACACTACAACAATTCTTTCTTGCTCTCGTTCAAACTCTGTCTGCAAAGCCTCAATTTCTTCTACTAAATCTCTACTTTTTCCCTGTTGAAATATTTTGAGTGCTTCATCTTTCTTGCCAGCTTCTATCAACTTCACAATTTCTTGGGAAAATTGCTCGATTTGATTTTCCAGTTGACGAATTTTTGTCAATCTTGCTTTTTGTTGTGAAGTCAGAGAAATTTTTGCAATTGATGCAGTAGCGCTCTTATATTCAGCCAATCCTTCCTTGTAGGATGCTATCAGCGTTTCCGGGCGATCGTTAAATATCAACCAACCGCGCACGGATCTTTCAATTTTTGAAATACCTAGTGTTAAGTGAGATATTTCTTTCTGGGCATTTTTAGCTTCTTCTACTTTTTGAAAAGATGCATCTAAATTTCTATAGTTCAAGAAAGCTAACCCGTTAAGCAACATTAATAATAAAAGTGGGAAGGAGTATCCCAATATAATTCGTTCTCTCAGTTTCATTTTGGCAAACATATTTGTGTATCCTTAGGGAGTAGGGAGTAGGGAGTGGGGAGTGGGGAGTGGGGAGTGGGGAGTGGGGAATGAATGCCCAATCTAAATTTGTTCATTCACTATTAACCCTCCTTCTGTTAAGATTTTGGGTAAGTCTAGAACACAAAGAACTTTCTCTTCAAAAGGAGCAATTCCTCGAAGATACTGTACGTTGTCATCAAATGAAGTGACATTCAATGGCATTATCTCTTCATGTTTGAGAGAGACGACTTCTAAAACTCTATCCACTGGAAAGCCAGCAAGAATATCATTGACTTGAAATACAACAGCTTTAGAACCAATGTTGATGGGGGTAGTCGGAAGATTCAAAACACTGCGAATATCGACTAAGGTAATAATCTGTCCTCGCAAATTCATATTGCCGATAATATGCGTTGGACAGCAAGGAATAGGTTTCAAATTTTGAATATTGGTGAACTCTCGCACCAGTTCTAAGTCCAGACCGAAGTATTCATTGCCAAAAACAATGACTGCAAGAGAAAGATTTTGAATCTCAGATTCTGCGCCTAATGCTATGTCTTGAAGCTCTAACGTTCTTTGCTGGAAAATTGTTCTTTCTTCTAAAGTTGTATAGGGGCAATACAAGTCATAAAAGTTTGGAACTTGGATTCCCTCAAGGAGTTGATAATTAGCACGCTCATTTTGTTCTTGAAGAGCTTTTTTTCTGGTATCTAACTCACTTTCTAAATCCCAAATTAAAGTGAGTAAGAAATCTGGCTGACGGACTAATTTCTGAGAATTTAGCAACCAAACTGTTTCTGACTCTACCTGGATGAATCCAGTTATAAATGAGAGATCGTTAACAGAGAAATTTCCCTGCAGTCCTGGTGTTTCAATGACATCATCATCTAGTTCTATCATTTCAGAAATTTCGTGAACTACCATGCCAATTTGCAAGTTTTCCCACTGGATGATGATGATATAATCGCTTACATGGCAATCTTGTAGGGAAGAACCTAAAAGTAAATCAAGATGTAAGACTGGAATAAGTTGCTGTTTTAAATAAAAGACTCCAATAAGATCGATGTTGGCATCAGTAATGGGTATGAGTTCCGGAAGCAGGACAATTTCTTGAATAAATTCTGCTTCAATCCCGTATAGTGAATTATGTAGGCGAAATGTTAGATATTTATGACTCCGATACATAAAAAATACCATTTTAAAAAATATAAAAAATGTTTTTTTCAAGACGCTCTATTGTGCATCTCTCTCTATATACGAATGGATGGCAAATACTTGTTTAATTAATTTAATGACAAGACTAAATAGTGATATAAAATTCATGTCGAATGAGTTTTTGAGGTTATTTTGATTTGCCTTTTAAAAAATTTTGCTGGATGTTGTTTGACTTTGAAATCCTAAAGTACGCAAACGCGATTCACGAGAGATCGCTTCAGCATGTTTTTTTTCCTTAACACATTGAGCCACAATTTTCAGTAAAGCTTCTGGTTCAAATGGTTTTGTTAAATAATGAGTAGTACCTGCGATTTGACCTCGAAGTTTATCAGAAAATTTATCTCGTGCCGTAACCATAACAATAGGTAATTGCTTGAATTTAG
This genomic interval from Scytonema hofmannii PCC 7110 contains the following:
- a CDS encoding chemotaxis protein CheW, whose product is MYRSHKYLTFRLHNSLYGIEAEFIQEIVLLPELIPITDANIDLIGVFYLKQQLIPVLHLDLLLGSSLQDCHVSDYIIIIQWENLQIGMVVHEISEMIELDDDVIETPGLQGNFSVNDLSFITGFIQVESETVWLLNSQKLVRQPDFLLTLIWDLESELDTRKKALQEQNERANYQLLEGIQVPNFYDLYCPYTTLEERTIFQQRTLELQDIALGAESEIQNLSLAVIVFGNEYFGLDLELVREFTNIQNLKPIPCCPTHIIGNMNLRGQIITLVDIRSVLNLPTTPINIGSKAVVFQVNDILAGFPVDRVLEVVSLKHEEIMPLNVTSFDDNVQYLRGIAPFEEKVLCVLDLPKILTEGGLIVNEQI
- a CDS encoding methyl-accepting chemotaxis protein, which translates into the protein MFAKMKLRERIILGYSFPLLLLMLLNGLAFLNYRNLDASFQKVEEAKNAQKEISHLTLGISKIERSVRGWLIFNDRPETLIASYKEGLAEYKSATASIAKISLTSQQKARLTKIRQLENQIEQFSQEIVKLIEAGKKDEALKIFQQGKSRDLVEEIEALQTEFEREQERIVVVLLQDIKQSATIVQIVAGLGTFITVIISLVIAYILASTLVKAIQEASDSVSSSVKDITSTVTKQEQIIFEQSASVGQTTNTIQELGVSALQSAEQAEVSAQRAKQALTLAEGGTKTVGLTVEGIAELRDQVTAIANQIVRLSEQTSQISTVSDLVADLASQTNMLALNAGVEAARAGDQGKGFAVVASEIRKLADQSKKSAERINSLVNEVQAAINSTIMVTDEGTKKATQGIRLVAETGDAFTSIADAVNNVFLNTQQITQTAKQQAITVQQVVAAINAVNIGAEETAIGITQVKVATEELNEAAQNLQAVL